The Rhodothermales bacterium genome window below encodes:
- a CDS encoding SUMF1/EgtB/PvdO family nonheme iron enzyme, with translation MNASNSLVERPDVSQASSFVFRLPTEAEWEYACRAGLTGQDYGFARDEGTLDDYAWHAGNYKGAPQPVGQKLPNRYGLYDMHGNVFEWVADVFDTYDPSYLNDPVNWDSLSSASRVLRGGSFYDNAENVRCANRVSSLPFSDYNNSGFRVVFAPPYKSVP, from the coding sequence TTGAATGCAAGTAATTCGCTGGTTGAGCGTCCCGATGTATCCCAGGCTTCTTCCTTCGTTTTTCGACTACCAACAGAAGCCGAATGGGAATATGCTTGCAGAGCCGGATTGACGGGACAAGATTACGGATTCGCGCGCGATGAGGGTACTCTCGACGATTATGCCTGGCATGCGGGTAATTATAAGGGTGCTCCGCAGCCCGTGGGCCAGAAACTACCAAACAGGTACGGCCTTTACGACATGCATGGCAATGTATTCGAATGGGTTGCCGATGTGTTCGATACGTATGATCCTTCCTATTTAAATGACCCCGTAAACTGGGATTCTCTTAGCAGCGCGTCGCGCGTCCTGCGCGGCGGCTCGTTCTACGATAATGCTGAGAACGTCCGCTGCGCCAACCGGGTCAGCAGCCTTCCGTTCAGCGACTACAACAACAGCGGTTTTCGCGTCGTTTTCGCGCCCCCTTACAAAAGTGTTCCATGA